One genomic window of Cercospora beticola chromosome 5, complete sequence includes the following:
- a CDS encoding uncharacterized protein (CAZy:GH1) — MTSARLPQDFLWGYATASYQIEGGAHEDGRGDSIWDIFAGQPGKIADGSNGDIACDSYHRYKEDVALLKELGAKAYRFSVSWSRVIPLGGRQDPVNQAGLQYYLNLVDELLANGIQPLVTLFHWDLPQELYTRYGGFLNKEEYVADFVNYSRLMFSTLGSKVKLWITYNEPWCTSILGYATGYFAPGHKSSTEPWLVGHNILLAHAAAVKVYREEFKPTQQGQIGITLNGDWVEPWDANEALDVEACERKLEFSIAWFADPVYHGDYPESMRRQLGDRLPTFTEAERAIVQGSNDFYGMNHYTADYVKHRKDAPAEDDHGGNVETLKENKAGESIGPETQSFWLRPHAVGFRKLINWISKRYSRPTIYVTENGTSLKGENDLPLEQLLDDEFRAQYFRDYIGELAKAYSEDNIDVKGYMAWSLMDNFEWAEGYETRFGVTYVDYAGGQKRMPKKSARVVAEVFSSLCGPK; from the exons ATGACTTCCGCCCGCTTGCCACAGGACTTCCTGTGGGGATACGCAACTGCAAG CTATCAAATCGAAGGAGGCGCGCACGAGGATGGACGAGGCGACTCAATCTGGGATATCTTCGCGGGGCAACCAGGCAAGATCGCGGACGGCTCGAATGGTGACATCGCGTGCGACTCTTACCACCGCTACAAGGAAGACGTTGCATTGCTCAAGGAACTCGGCGCGAAAGCCTATCGCTTCAGTGTTTCGTGGTCCAGGGTGATCCCGTTGGGAGGACGCCAGGATCCTGTGAATCAAGCAGGTTTGCAATACTACCTGAATTTGGTTGATGAGCTTCTGGCGAATGGCATCCAGCCTCTGGTCACGTTGTTCCATTGGGATCTGCCACAGGAGCTCTACACGCGGTATGGTGGGTTTTTGAACAAGGAAGAGTATGTCGCGGATTTTGTCAACTACAGCCGCTTGATGTTTTCCACATTGGGGTCCAAAGTCAAGCTGTGGATCACTTACAACGAACCCTG GTGTACTTCAATTCTAGGCTATGCCACAGGATATTTCGCGCCCGGGCACAAGTCATCGACCGAGCCGTGGCTGGTTGGCCACAACATCTTGCTTGCCCATGCTGCCGCAGTGAAGGTGTACAGGGAAGAGTTTAAACCAACCCAGCAGGGTCAGATAGGCATAACCCTAAACGGCGACTGGGTTGAGCCATGGGATGCGAACGAGGCCCTGGACGTTGAGGCGTGCGAGCGCAAGCTGGAGTTCTCAATTGCCTGGTTTGCCGATCCAGTGTATCACGGCGATTACCCGGAAA GTATGCGTCGCCAATTGGGAGACAGACTCCCCACGTTCACTGAAGCCGAGCGGGCCATCGTGCAGGGCTCAAATGATTTCTATG GGATGAATCATTATACAGCGGACTACGTGAAGCATCGCAAGGATGCCCCAGCTGAAGACGACCACGGCGGAAACGTGGAGACGCTCAAGGAAAACAAAGCCGGCGAGTCGATAGGCCCGGAGACGCAGTCGTTTTGGCTTCGGCCCCATGCCGTGGGCTTCCGAAAGTTGATCAATTGGATCTCGAAGCGCTATTCTAGACCCACCATATATGTGACTGAGAACGGCACAAGTCTGAAGGGCGAGAACGATTTGCCCCTGGAGCAGTTACTTGACGACGAGTTTCGAGCGCAATACTTCCGAGATTATATTGGAGAGTTGGCAAAGGCGTACAGTGAGGACAACATCGATGTGAAGG GGTACATGGCGTGGTCATTGATGGA CAACTTTGAATGGGCCGAAGGCTATGAGACTAGATTCGGGGTGACGTACGTTGACTATGCCGGTGGTCAGAAGAGGATGCCAAAGAAAAGCGCACGAGTCGTCGCGGAAGTCTTCTCGTCGCTGTGCGGGCCAAAATAA